The proteins below come from a single Rhinolophus ferrumequinum isolate MPI-CBG mRhiFer1 chromosome 8, mRhiFer1_v1.p, whole genome shotgun sequence genomic window:
- the LOC117025835 gene encoding uncharacterized protein LOC117025835, which yields MAVAAQWSAHCPNLRLQNAPLPELLHRAPLNELASPSKCKHPPALKPIHPTSFIPNGFAFGRYSDQSPRREVLKMDAKWLRPAEALAQGSRSPRASGIRVVLTTCSVHADPKSGKRMPCKRNGRLPLQGTAVTLLENARYPGRKLPPCAGQPHRLQLTDPTSEATEELPAGRRQCRSGPGHQHCSGLPVGGAVTATTPAWIGLSLALAASANSERAAQAASLPAFQVLVASREGNTGPSQLLIPGSCTAKNIGETEVYSLVIKKFVGEIKSFVHIQRKGKNQNKTKYRFMHIKNCS from the exons ATGGCTGTTGCGGCCCAGTGGAGTGCGCATTGCCCCAACTTGCGCCTCCAAAATGCACCCTTGCCAGAGCTCCTACACCGCGCACCCCTAAATGAGCTGGCATCCCCAAGCAAGTGCAAGCATCCTCCCGCTTTGAAACCAATTCACCCTACGTCTTTCATCCCAAACGGCTTTGCCTTTGGGCGCTACTCTGACCAAAGTCCCAGGAGAGAAGTCCTGAAG ATGGATGCAAAGTGGCTGCGCCCCGCAGAGGCACTCGCTCAAGGGTCCAGATCTCCGAGGGCATCTGGAATCCGGGTTGTGTTGACTACCTGCAGCGTGCACGCGGATCCCAAGTCAGGAAAAAGGATGCCGTGTAAAAGGAATGGTCGTTTACCTCTCCAGGGAACAGCTGTGACTTTGTTG GAAAATGCTCGTTACCCAGGCCGAAAGCTTCCGCCCTGCGCTGGCCAACCCCACCGGCTGCAGCTCACTGATCCCACCAGCGAAGCCACGGAGGAACTGCCTGCAGGGAGGCGGCAATGCCGCTCTGGCCCGGGCCACCAGCACTGCTCCGGACTCCCGGTAGGGGGAGCAGTCACAGCCACCACGCCAGCCTGGATAGGCCTTAGTTTGGCTCTCGCTGCCAGCGCCAACTCGGAACGCGCAGCGCAGGCGGCCTCGTTACCTGCCTTCCAGGTGCTCGTTGCTAGCAGAGAAGGGAACACTGGGCCGAGCCAGCTCCTAATCCCTGGTTCTTGTACAGCAAAGAACATAGGCGAGACCGAAGTATATTCTTTAGTTATAAAGAAATTTGTTGGTGAaatcaagtcctttgtccatatTCAACGAAAAGGAAAAaaccagaacaaaacaaaatataggtTTATGCATATAAAGAACTGCTCTTAG